The Mytilus galloprovincialis chromosome 2, xbMytGall1.hap1.1, whole genome shotgun sequence genome has a window encoding:
- the LOC143063237 gene encoding uncharacterized protein LOC143063237, protein MSFVPVLWNRNSQRQNDSDDMFSFLDEWSPLSWGYGRPMMAMQRRRRPENSLADRKWTYSVKIGDFNAEHVKVKVDDGKVIIHAKYTDGNDEWGDTVERTRTVQIPENVDAEKIHSFMKSDGTMMLEAPYRLSEEKQLQVVPQEGRALVSSDSHSNLMTFSVDNYRPEEVKVTCKDGMLTAQGERQRSEDGHEIRESFFRQMTVPRSVDGKNIQCFRDDKGNLTIRAPMAEDVEMEQAKK, encoded by the exons ATGTCTTTTGTACCAGTACTTTGGAACCGCAACAGTCAGAGACAGAATGATTCAGATGACATGTTCAGCTTCTTGGATGAGTGGAGCCCCCTTAGTTGGGGGTATGGTCGCCCCATGATGGCCATGCAGAGAAGACGCAGACCTGAGAATTCACTTGCAGATAGAAAATGGACATACAGCGTGAAGATTGGAGACTTCAATGCAGAACATGTCAAAGTGAAAGTAGACGACG gTAAAGTAATTATTCATGCTAAGTACACAGACGGTAATGATGAATGGGGAGATACTGTCGAGCGCACAAGGACAGTCCAGATTCCAGAAAATGTTGATGCCGAAAAAATTCACAGCTTCATGAAATCTGATGGAACTATGATGTTAGAAGCCCCCTACCGCCTGTCAGAGGAGAAGCAACTCCAAGTTGTCCCACAAGAAGGTCGGGCCTTGGTGTCCAGTGACAGCCACAGCAATTTGATGACTTTCAGTGTCGACAATTATAGGCCAGAAGAGGTAAAAGTTACATGCAAAGATGGTATGTTGACAGCCCAAGGAGAACGACAGAGGTCTGAGGATGGTCATGAAATTCGTGAGTCCTTCTTTCGTCAGATGACAGTTCCACGGTCTGTGGACGGGAAGAACATCCAATGTTTTAGAGATGATAAAGGGAATCTTACTATCCGGGCACCAATGGCTGAAGATGTTGAAATGGAACAAGCCAAAAAGTAG
- the LOC143063238 gene encoding alpha-crystallin B chain-like, translating into MSFIPVLWNRYNQRQNDSEDMFHFMDDWNPMPFSWGFGRPTIQRRRRPENSLEDRKWTYSVKLGDFDEQHVKVKVDGGKVIIHAKYTDGNDEWGDTVERTRTVQIPENVDAEKIHSFMKSDGTMMLEAPYRVSDEKQLQVVPQEGRSLVASDSHSNLMTFNVENYRPEEVKVLCKDGMLTAQGERKRSEDGHEIRESFFRQMTVPRSVDGKNIQCFRDDKGNLTIRAPMAEDVEMEQAKK; encoded by the exons ATGTCTTTTATCCCAGTACTTTGGAACCGCTACAATCAAAGGCAGAATGATTCTGAGGACATGTTCCACTTTATGGATGACTGGAACCCAATGCCCTTTAGCTGGGGGTTTGGCCGCCCCACGATACAGAGAAGACGCAGACCTGAGAATTCACTCGAGGATAGAAAGTGGACCTACAGTGTGAAGCTTGGAGACTTCGATGAACAACACGTCAAAGTAAAAGTAGATGGTG GTAAAGTAATAATTCATGCTAAGTACACAGACGGTAATGATGAATGGGGAGATACTGTCGAGCGCACAAGGACAGTCCAGATTCCAGAGAATGTTGATGCCGAAAAAATTCATAGCTTCATGAAATCTGATGGAACTATGATGTTAGAAGCCCCGTACCGTGTGTCAGATGAGAAGCAACTCCAAGTTGTCCCACAAGAAGGTCGGTCCTTGGTGGCCAGTGACAGCCACAGCAATTTGATGACATTCAATGTCGAAAATTATCGGCCAGAGGAGGTGAAGGTTTTATGTAAAGATGGAATGTTGACAGCCCAAGGAGAACGAAAGAGGTCTGAGGATGGTCATGAAATTCGTGAGTCGTTCTTTCGTCAGATGACAGTTCCCCGGTCTGTGGATGGGAAGAACATCCAATGTTTTAGAGATGATAAAGGGAATCTTACTATCCGGGCACCAATGGCTGAAGATGTTGAAATGGAACAAGCCAAAAAGTAG